ATGCCACAATGACTTATAAAGAATCATgatctggggctggcgagatggctctgcaggtaagagcactgactgctcttctgaaggtcctgagttcggatcccagcaaccacatggtggctcacaaccacccacaatgagatcggacgccctcttctggtgcgtctgacgacagctgcagaaaattacgccagagcgagcggggcccgaagcgagcctgagcagaggtcctgagatcaacagcagccacacacatgatcgaacacagtcatctgtacagctacagtgtactcatacacataaaaatgaaataaaataattctataaaaaaaaaaaaaagaatcatgatcTATCAGGCGATtcaaagaatatttaattttggCTATTCAAGCTGAAATACTTACTGCACTCTGTGTTTTCCAGGTCTCTATTATATTATCTGTCTATTTGGGAAAATTATTACTTATAAAATTTTGCTTACTTCAGTGAATGGAAACTTAGTATGGAATCAAAACTTGCCAAATATTTTTAGTATCATGATTTTTCCACTTAATTTATCCTCTCTAGTTAACCTCATAtttagcttatttattttctgtttttcctgcAAAACACTTGTCCACCAAAATAGCCAAATAAGCCATCATCTACCACTCTTTGTTTCCAGATCCTTTCTGTATCCTAATTAGCACAAATATCTCTCATAATTTTATCACCATAATTAGAGATCCAGTGATTTAAAGATCACCTGATcactaaaatatacattttaatgaaaaattgaagttataaaacATAATACAAATATTCATACAATCTGtacactattatttttaaaaatgttatgtaaTATCTTACTAAATATACCTGTATTAAAAGGCCCATTCATAGGAATTATGTCAAAATATTACAAGAGGGAAATTTACAGTTTTGAATCTTAAAGTTGTACAAACTAAACTAAAAGTGGCCAATAGTAAActgatatttatttacaaattgtaatttgtaattaaaagtgtgtttagaaaaaaaagtttaatatttgaggaattaaaaatttgttctaTCTGAACAAATAAGCTACAATGAGTTTATAGAACTTGTGtttcaaaagaagagaagaaaatatatgaagcatttttttttcatacgaAGGTGATTACTATGTTGCAACAATCCCCTTTCTACACCATATTGTCACAGACTTTATGattgaaaaataagaaagtcACAGAGATGAATATATTGTGAAAGACCTGTGGAGAGATAGACGAGTGAGTAAATCTGACACAACCACATTATAATGTATtctcacaaaaataataaaagaagatttATCTACTATTGAGGATTGTGGAGAAAAGTTAGCATGAGAGTCAATAAAATTTAGTGAAAAAGCAgtcttacaggaaaaaaattctaaacataacaaccttaaaaaataatgtgATAATCAGAAATAACAGGGAAGATGCCCAGTTTCAATGTTAGACACTGGGCTTTCTTTCTGAATGGAACCTCATTATACATAGagttggaaaaataaaacattccactgaTATTTCCaaattttagaagagaaaaactaAGGAAATTTGCTAAAGCTCTGAAGCCCATCTTTACTCACTTAAGAAAGTGATTTTTTGCTCATAATTTTTCTAAAGGCAAGTTTGacatctttgtttctgagactATATATCAAGGGATTAAGCATGGGTATAATCAGTGTATAGAACACAGAGGTCATTTTGTCAATATCCATAGAATGTCCTGTACTAGGAcgcaaataaatgaaaatcagagTACCATGATAAATCGTGACTACTGTCAAGTGAGAAGCACAAGTAGagaaccctttctttcttccctctgcagAACCTGTTTTAAGAATGGCCACTATAATATACATATAGGAGAGGagaacagtaagagagagagCTTCCACCAAACTTGCAAAGACCACCAATATAATGTCATGTATGTAGGTATCAGAGCACGACAGAGAGAAGAGTGGTGAGATATCACAAAAGAAATGGTTAATTTCTTTGGAGCAGAATGACAACTGGAAAGTATTAGTAGTATGGATTATTGAACTCATCGTTCCACCCAAGAATGCTCCAAATGCGAGCTGAGTGCAGACTCTCTTGGACATAATCGCAGTATAGAGCAGCGGGTTACAGATTGCAATGTACCTGTCATAAGCCATGGCAGCCAAAAGGAAAGATTCAGTGTCAACCAGAGAGCAGAAAAAATACAACTGTGTAGCACAGCCATTGTACGAAATTACCTTCTTGTCAGAAATCAGATCCACAAGCAATTTGGGAGCAATGACAGAAGAGTAGCATGCATCTATGAAGGACAGAACACATAGAAAAAAGTACATGGGGATGTGTAAATTAGAACTGACTGTGATCAATAAGATCATCCCAATATTCCCCATCAGAGTAATGGAGTAGATGgagaaaaacacagcaaaaagGAGACTCTGGAGCTCGGGATGATCACtgaatcccaggaggcagaatTCAGTCTTCACAGTGCTGTTCTCCAGACTCATTATGTGTAGAAATTTTGGTTTCTGTAGCACaggtgaaataaaaatggaataaaaatgtaGATCAAGAAATGAGTAGAAGgattgatttttcattttaagatgtGATTTTCAGGACAGGAACAAAAAGATGTCCTCAGAGTTCTTCAACTACCAtgaataacacaaaataaaaataaaatgaaataaagactaGGAAACATTCTGCaatatcagttctgttccttagAAACTAAGGAATGTTCAGAAGGAAAAAACCTACCAAGTCTGAGGTTCATCTACAATTTGAGAAAGATTGAAGGAAACCAgttaatatgtatttaattattcAAAGTACCACATACTAAATGTCACAGTTCTTTTActaattttctttgaatgttatGATCTCTCATGcaggtttatttcatgtttttacttaCAGGTAATGATCCCACTAAGTTAAAATAAGGAGAAGTCAatcttttttcaaattaaattcaTACCAATTGTTATTTAAATCTGTcaatttttgttctttcatttttttaattggtgttGCTGTTTTGAGGCTGTGTCTCATAGTGTAGACTTGGTTGGCCTGTGGTTTACTAAAAGACCAGGATGACCTCACCCctaactcacagagttccacctgcatcagcctcccaagtattagATTAAAAGTGTTTTCCATCATGCCTgaatttgtttaatttatttacttaatagtTAATGCCTTCTTATGAAGTGCTCATATTTAGATGTTACCACAGGGtctaatacttaaaaataatacacttGATATGTACTGGAAATtattgctgttttttttgttAGACTCACCAAGAGGATGAAAAACTTGCTTGGCTGTAGTCAGGTTCAAAGTCAATCAGCAGCTTTCTAGATGGTGATTTTGAGAACTGAACCACTGCAGTCCTACCCACTGCAATATCTGAGGATTCTGATAAGAATACTTACCAGAGAAGTACCCTTTTCTCATTCACCTCCTTCTTCACTGTTGAGAGTCACAGTTTATTTTTGAACAGAAAACATGTGTAACACTTAAGCAAAAAATATAAATCCATTacagcattttatattttccatttttggcACACTTTCTGTGTACTTCAAGGAAAGTACACCTCCCTTAAAAAGATTAGGTTCCAAGAAAAGTAGGACATTTTATGGTTTGCTTTTAGTACTTTAATCTCACATGAGGATCTAAGAACCCAAGCACTAGTATCCAAATTCCCATGAGAAATTAAATGAGCAATTATACAGTTTCACGAAGGAATTCATTAAGCATAAAATGGAATGATGAAACAAATGTTTGCCTTGGAAATGCCTCAAAGATAATCACTTATACTTTCCAAACTGTGGACTAAATAAAACTTAATAGTATTTGTTAGCTCCCTGATTTAAGTACCCACAACAGTTTTTCAAATGCCACTCAGAACATCATGTGTAAAAAGAATAGTAGCATGAATTGaaatatcatatttatttatagataaatacattaataaatataattgcaataaataatataaatatagttcAATTTTTTATAATTAGACTGAAAATAAAACTGTTGTAGGAAAACATACTATGAATATAATGTACTTATATCTATACTGAACTGAAATTTTAATTACCTAAGTCAATAATTTGAGTCTGGTAGTAgaatgtggtgttttgaatgagaatgaccctcaTAAATTTGATTCCCAGATGGTGGGGTAAAAAATTTTAGGAAGGACTAAAACATATAGCCTTGTTAGAGAAGGTTTGGAAGTAGGCATTAAGTTTTCAAACAGCATGTTGGGTAAATCTCTATATCATTTTTACTTCTCCTTGTACCTCAAATCTAAGCTCTCAGATATTGCTCCAGCACAATGATTGTCTACCTGATGCCATGCTTCCCGAAAAAATGATCAGAGAGTAAATAGctccaattaaatgatttcttctatAAGTAGCGCTGGCATGGTGtcccttcatagcaatagaacaataactaagGCAGCAGCACAGTGAGCACAGAGATACATGGATGTGCTATGCTATTGGACTGAAAACACTCAATGGCCTTGAAAGTTCTGTTCCAGCATTCACAGCAGTCCCTGGAACTTTTACTTTTACTGAATTCTTTAGTCTGTAAGAATTAGCTGAGCTAGGCATCTATGTTATAAACACCAAGATCAATGCAACTTACAAAAGGAAGTGTTTATATTGGCTTATACTTCTAGAAGATGATTCAATAATGTCATGGCAGAAGGTAGACAGAGAAGAATGCTGAGATATCACATCTTCAAAAGCAAATATAACAAGCTAGATGTGGGACAAAGACAAGGCTATAAATGCTTAaggcttttccagtgtaatgtaTTTCCTTCCTCAATGTCACACATCCTAAAAGTTCCATCACTTACACCCTAAAAAGTACAAAAAGCTCCAAAAAACCACATGTacaaatatctgagcctatgggaaatatttctgatttaaatCACCAGACAATAAAGTGCTAAGCTGAGTCATTTAATATTGAACTCTTCCTCAGTGTACATCAATCTGCTCTTAGAAAGAAGTGGTTACTGTAGCTTATTTATGAGGTCATTTCCAGTTGCTGTTTTTGTGTTAGCCATATCTATGACTCTCCTGTCACCTAAACATATCCTAACTGTtgaaaaaacttattttaatgaataagtaaaaaaaaatggcatggaAATTGGTGTGTGAACAAAGACCATACTATACTTTTAACCAACAAGATCTGAAATGAGAATGATTATAGTATCAATGATAGTATCAATGATCCTTAGTAGATGATGTTCTATACCCAACAAATCTTTACTAGATCCATCAGAGAAGTTAAATAactattatttttcaataaaatgaagtTCACATATAACAGTCATTCTTTGACTCatctaaagaaatacaaaagtgaAACTAATGATGTTAGTTTGAATGTATAGATTGCTCTTATACATACATAATGCTCTTATTCATTTTTAAGTAGAATATAAAATTGGTACTGGActctaaaacaatatatatactgtccccctgctcaccaaccccccacttcctggccctggcattcccctgcactggggcatagaaccttcacaggaccaagagcctctcctccaactgatgactgactaggccatcttctgctatacatatgctactggagccataagtcccaccatgtgtactctttggttggtgatttagtccctagaggtctgagggtactagttagttcatattgatatttatcctaagggattgcaaacccttcagctccttgggtcctttctgtagctccttcattggggaccctgtgctcagtccaatggatggctgtgagattCTACTTTTGCATTAATctgatactgtcagagcctctcaggagacagatatatcagggtcctgtcagcctgcacttgctggcatccacaatagtgtctggatttgatgattgaatatgggaaggatatCCAGGTAGaagagtctctggattgtccttcatttAGTCAATggtccatagttagtctctacaactccttccatgggtgttttgtttccccttctaagaagaaacgaagtatccacactttgttcttccttcttcttgagtttcttctggtttgtggattttatcttggggtttccaaacttctgggctaatattcacttatcagagagtacataccatgtgtgttcttttgtgattgggttacctcactcaggatgatattctccagacccatccatttccctaataattttataaatgcattgttttcaatagctgagtagtacttcattgtgtaaatgtaccacattttctgtatccattcctcttttgagggacatgtgggttcttACTAGtctctgggtattataaataaggctgctatgaacatagtggagcgtgtgtccttattagatgttggagcaacttctgggtatatgtccaaagaactcaagaagttagactccaaagaatcaaataaccctattaaaaatggggcacattcctaaacaaagaattctcaactgacgaataccgaatgtctcagaagcacctaaagaaatgttcaacatccttagtcatcagggaaatgtaaatcaaaacaaccttgagattctacctcacaccagtcagaatggctaagatcaaaaactcaggtgacagcagatgctggcaaggttgtggagaaagaagaacactccttcattgcttgtgagactgcaagctggtacagccactctggaaatcagtttggaggctCCTCAGGAAATTTCAGAGATATTCAGCATTTTAACTATACTTAACTTTCCAGCTCATAAAATAGAGGAACTCTTGAGTggcagttattattttttttccataagaCCCTTCTGCCTGGTCGTTTCTGCTGCTGCAGATTGCTAGCTGGTCTGTTACCCTAAAGATAGCACAACTTGAAGGCATCCCAGGGCTCCTCTGTACACAAGGCAACTGGGTAATAgcaccacagtctgaagacctcccaGTGGCTCTGTGGCAGGCAGAAAAACTGATACAAAAGACTGAAAGCCTTCCAGGAGTTCTGCTtcacacaggaaaacagaaaccacAATCCAttgcccccctccccaccctgcagAACATtttcacacaggacaacagctcgactgctcctctgaagacctaACAGTTTGAAGGCCTCCACAAGGAGGCCCCTGTCCAAGGAGATTTACTGCAGCCAGgacaacagatcagcagcttttctgtctccctgaagatcccccagttggaaggccccacaggtggacTGCTAAAGAAGGGGCTGCAAGACTACCAGGTGACCTGAAACAACCCaaggacaaaagagaaagacTCCAGACAGTCACCCAGACTAGCAAataccagggatatccagatagCAAGAGGAAAGGCAAGTAAAAGATCTTaagcaacagaaggaaaattGTAATTTTGACGCAGGGCAAATATGAGTTCTTTCTTGGAGCTTTAGTcttattgaaataatttaaaaattaattcaaacacaACCTCATGAATGATTTCATGGGActttaaaccaaaccaaaccaaaacaacaagtTGTATCTCCCAGTAGATGTCTGGAGGAAGAAAatttaggagagaaagaaagacttaaTAATCTTCAATTCAGCATCAAGGTCAGGTGCTTAATAGGAAAACagtgaaaaatgagaaaagaatttcagagaaAAGGTAAAGAATCCCAATGAATCACAAAAGACATACTTAGGTTTTAACCCGcatcagagagaaaaagacagcaaaaaataaaagtaggtaAAAGGAAAAGTTAACGTTTTTTGACTGGGCCCAAGGTGGAAGATCCAGAGGACCTTCACTGTGGAGGTGTGCCTGTGCAGGACTCAGAGGTAAAAGGAATCTGGGGAAGAAACAGTACTGTACCTCATTACCATAATATTTATTCCTCATGTTACTTTGTTAGGACTTATGGTGTGCTTGTTTCCTAGGAGGTGGTCCCTTGGTAAAGTGATTAATCCAACCTAATTAGAATGTTAGCTCCCTATCTAGGCCAAAATTCTTATACCCCCACTGccagttatttattcatttatttatttattcactttatatcctgatcccagccccatctccctcctctcctcccagtcccactctcATAACTCTGTCCCTCCATTCTTCACTCAGCTCCTCCTTTGAGAAGAGAACACTGCCCATGGGAACCAAGTCACCCATGCACAACATGTTTCAGCAGAACTAGTTGTATCACCTCCTACTGAGGCCATACAATGCAGCCAAGCTAGGTGAAAGGGAAACTGGGTTTCTGTGACTTCCTAATCTCCACACAACCCACCCcaggcagctgcatatttccattcattctcctggctctctagccctctctcctgtctcatgCCATAGAACTAAAAAGATCATCATGAGTAAGGTAACCAAGATGTAGAAAGACAAACACAGTATGACATGGTCGATACTCATAAATGAATGTTAgttataaagtacaggataaccatgctattaACCATAAACCCAAAGAAGAATCATATTAAGGAGAGCACAGGGGTAGGAGGATACTTGAATCTCACAGAGAAGTGGAAATAAATTAAGTGTCACAGGTAGAATGAGGAAGGAGAATAAGTGAGGATGGGTTGGTAATGGGAAACAGAAAAGGTGGAGGGAGGATAaaaggagagagtactgggagagacaactggattgGGCATGCAGGAGATGTGGAggagcatctctgggatgagctagaaaccttggactatggaaactcccaggaatctattaAGGGTGACCATAGCTAAGACTCTTAGCAATAGGGCATATGAAACCTCAACTGCCCATCCCCTttaaccaggcaagactttcaAGGGAGAGTCTGGGATACAAACCCACACACTAAATCTTAGAACCACACtttgtcctgcctacaatatGGGCAGGGGTAAAAGATGGAACAGAATATAAAGGAAGGACTAACTAATGACTGACTCAACTTGAGACTTATTCCAtgagactattaatgatattctggcatacttgtagacaggatcctagcataactgttatTGGAgagttttttttccagaaactggtggaaatagatgcagagaccccaAACCAAACATTATGTGGAACTTGGAGAATCCTTTGGAATGGGGAGAAGTGATTGAAAGAGCAAGGGGCATCAAGAACACCACATAGAAGTCCATAGTGACTGAACTGCCTATCAGAAAGCTTGTATGAGGCAGATCTAGGtcttctgcacatatgtaacatttGTGCATCTCTGCCTTCCTGTAGGACTCATAGCAGCAGGGGCAGGGGCCATCTCTGACGTTATTACCTGCCTTTCAATCCCTTTCCACTAACTGGGATGCCTCATCTATCCTCAGTAGTAGAAGATtcacctagtcttattgtaacttgatatGACAAGGcttgttgatatccatgggaagcctcTCCTATTCCAAGCAGAAGAAGAGGATGGGTGGAAGCAGGGCTTGGAGAGGTTAGAGGGAGGCACTGAAatcagaagagagaagggaaagagaaaagaaaagggaagccgtgatcaggatataaagtaaatgtattaattaaaacataaataaaaatacatgtaaatagaTATGATTAAAGAATATAATTCAAGATATGTTGTATAATTTTTGAGACCTAACAAAATAGTTCATAGAAACTATTCATAGTGCTAGAGTATGTTAGATTTATGAGGCAATgtgaggaggcagaaggcagaaacaaGATAGAGCCTATTCTCAACAGAATGGACTATTCATTATACATTGTGTACAATGGATACTTCCTAGAAAAAGGATAGCTTGGAGCTAGCAAGTCTGTTTTTGACTCTACAGGTATAGGATGAGGATGTGTCCATGGCCTCTCTTTCCTTGGGCTTAGGATGCAGCTAcagggtgctgggacttgaactgtCTGCTTGAAGAATGACAGGTTGTTTCTCCAAGCATTCCTTCCTGCACTGACCAACTGACTGAGCAAGGTCAGTTTTAGGAATTCTGACTTATGACCAATGTATTCTATCAAGCCATTAATGAGTGGATtgtttattcttatatatatataaataagcaaacataaaCTTCCATATATTTTTAGGGTTTACAAAAGAATATGATTAACACAAGAAATGAGCacagaatataaatataagtgTAAACCAGAGGCAGAAAAAATGTCAAGAAATCTAACATGAATTTATTTGAGTTTAATTATGACGGACATAAAGTATTTATGATATAAACTTAAAATtgtgtctatttttaatttacttaagattaatttattttattttatgtatgtgagtgtttggcTGAATGTATATACATTGACCATATGCATGTCTCACCAGAGAAAGTGAGAAGATGGTACTATATATCTTGGGAATGGAGATATCGAGTGTTgttagtcaccatgtggatgctgaggaccaaacccaggttctccaGGAAATgattagtgttcttaaccattgagccatctctccagtttcatactgtttcaatttaaatatatgaaaaatatgaaaatatcaaacaaaccatgtacatacatgaattaaaattgtgtttaatagtattttaaatgtaaatttacaAAATTGaattcacaaaaataaattaagttctatatgtaatttatatcatctgccttgagttccttgaaattgaaaaaaatatataattttcaataaattttacTAAGGAGATTTGTTTACATAGCACTATTTCTAAATTGCTCTCTTGATTTCAGAAaccaaaaattattattattatttattattattattatctagtTACTTTACAACCTGACtgcagtttcttctttctttccagttttctcctctccctttcccttcatcCAATCCTCTTTTGTTAATCTTTAGAAAAAGGTAGGTATTCCATGGGTACTAACCAGCCTTGGTATATCAAGTGGCAGTAAGATTAGGGGCATGTTATCTCACTGAAACTAGACAAGCCAGCCCAGTAAGGGGAAAGGGTACCAGAGGCATGAACAGAGTCACAGACAGTCCATGCACTTGTGATTAGgtgtcccacatgaagaccaaattgTACATCTGTTACACATGTAGAAGGCCTAAGTCAGTTTCATGCATGCTCCTtagttggtgtttcagtctcgGTGTGGTTCTACGGCCAAAGATTGTTGATTCTGTACGTTTTCTTCTGGTATCCTTGATTCCTCTGGTTCTTGCAactcttccttgctctctgcaGCAGGATTCCTCAAGCCCTAACTAATTGACTTTGGATCTTTGTATTTGTCTCCATCAGGGGTGGAATCTTCAGCTCATGGCATGGGGATCAAGCTGGACTATTCATTGTTTGACCACTCAAGGGAGATatgtgaatctcactgagaatGGAAACTAGAATAGTCATCATGAGTAGACTGAGGGAGGGGATTGGAGAGAAATAGGGATGGGAATGGGTACAAAAGGGATCAGAATGGGGTTGGaggagggaagacagagagagtacTCATATAGACAACTGGAAAGGGAGATACATCTCTaggacaagctagaaacctaaGAGAATGGAAACTCCAAAGAGTCTATGAGGGTAACACTAGCAAAGACTCCTCACAATGGAGGATGTGGAATCTGAACTACCTATATCCTATACCCAGGCAAGACTTCCACAAGAGGGATTTTTATACCATCCCAGCTACAAAACCTTAGATCCacaatttttcctgcctacaagttTTACAAGGGGTAAAGATGGAgtagaaataaatgtttaaaatgtattatcattgttattattattattgttattatttaaacttttttcacAGTCCAATCAccatccccctcctggtcctccctcTGACCACGcacatcccctccccctctcctgtctccccaccagACCTTCCCATTCCCTGAGGCTTCAAGTCTTTccagggttaagtgcatcttctttcactgaggccagaccaggcagtcctttgtTATATGTGCGGGGggaggtgggcagggggaggacTCATATCAGGTAGTGTATGATGcctagttggtggttcagtgtctgagagatctcagggttcaaGTTAGTTGAGGCTTCTTGTCCTCCCATAGTGGTCCTCCTCTTCAACGTCTTCCAGCCCTTTCTTTCCCAATTTAACCACAGGAATCccaggcttctgtccattggttgggtgtaagtatctacatctgactctttaagctgcctgttggcatatacccaaaagatgccccaccatgccacaggtgCATGCATTATattatgttaatagcagccttatttgtgatagccagaagctggaaacaacccagatgttccacaacagaagaatggatacagaaaacgtgatTCATTTGCACAAcactgctcagctattaagaatgaggacatcatgcaTTTTGCAGACAAAAGGATggaagtaaattatttttaaaagtattatttttagaCTAAAATCTTAGTTGCCATCATCTTTTATTAATGAAAACATATAATTaccatttacagaaaaaaaattcactaatTGAAAGTGGTAAATCattatgattttttaattaacatattatttctattatatttctaCTATTGTGATAGATAATTAATCATtggaaaagttaaaataaaatgtctcttaATACTTCCCTATTGtagatgcagaaaatgtgaaATGTAAAACCATTATATTCTACATAATCCAACAAAAGAATAGAACagacctaataaaaataaatataaaactccaAGTCTAGTATTTTCTCTTTGAGATTTTTTAtaatttgagattataatataaaaatattatgataaTTATAGGACTATTATACAAGACTATTATAAACTATGTTCTTggtcttcttttctctatttagGTTAAAACTACAAGTTAAATTTTAATACAATCTTTATATACAACAAAGGCAAATTAGATctaaatgctttaaaacaacTGCACTAAAATGTTCAGTGACAActataatttcaaataaataatagtaaaatagcATTAGAATTTAAATGAACATATTGTTGACATTTGTCAACATTCTAAAAAGCCATTTACTGTTTCTAAACCTCTGATAAACCCGTATAGCCAACTACACTGAGATCCTTTTCAGAAACAATTAAAATAGTATGAATGTCTTATTTTCATGTACGTTTCTTGGAACACATTATAACAA
The nucleotide sequence above comes from Mastomys coucha isolate ucsf_1 unplaced genomic scaffold, UCSF_Mcou_1 pScaffold15, whole genome shotgun sequence. Encoded proteins:
- the LOC116092156 gene encoding olfactory receptor 1020-like translates to MSLENSTVKTEFCLLGFSDHPELQSLLFAVFFSIYSITLMGNIGMILLITVSSNLHIPMYFFLCVLSFIDACYSSVIAPKLLVDLISDKKVISYNGCATQLYFFCSLVDTESFLLAAMAYDRYIAICNPLLYTAIMSKRVCTQLAFGAFLGGTMSSIIHTTNTFQLSFCSKEINHFFCDISPLFSLSCSDTYIHDIILVVFASLVEALSLTVLLSYMYIIVAILKTGSAEGRKKGFSTCASHLTVVTIYHGTLIFIYLRPSTGHSMDIDKMTSVFYTLIIPMLNPLIYSLRNKDVKLAFRKIMSKKSLS